One Dioscorea cayenensis subsp. rotundata cultivar TDr96_F1 chromosome 17, TDr96_F1_v2_PseudoChromosome.rev07_lg8_w22 25.fasta, whole genome shotgun sequence DNA window includes the following coding sequences:
- the LOC120280452 gene encoding LOW QUALITY PROTEIN: chalcone synthase-like (The sequence of the model RefSeq protein was modified relative to this genomic sequence to represent the inferred CDS: inserted 2 bases in 1 codon) encodes MASNGCNAVDDHKVKKVGGLASVLALGTANPPNVCYQDAFPDYYFRITNNEHRVELKEKFKRICERSMIKKRYMLLTEEMLTQKPNLCSFMEENSLDTRQDIVVEEVPKLGAKAAIKALEEWGRPLSDITHLIFCSTSGVEMPGADFRLIKLLGLPLSTXIMLYCLGCYAGGTVLRIAKDLAENNQNARVLVVCSETTAISFRGTDDVHIDSLIGQAIFGDGSAAVVVGANPIPGVETPFFELVFTDQVIIPDSEKAIHCQLKEIGLTFHLQTDVPNTLSENIEKSLLKVFEPLGMHISDWNSLFWITHGGGRAIFDQIGEKLLLNPEKLEATRHVMSEYGNMVSCCVFFSMHEMRKRSIAEGLPTAGEGLEWGVLHGFGPGLTMETVVLRAPPLHGLVSNGNN; translated from the exons ATGGCGAGCAATGGTTGTAATGCAGTTGATGATCACAAGGTAAAGAAAGTTGGCGGCCTAGCAAGTGTCCTGGCATTGGGCACTGCTAACCCTCCCAATGTTTGCTATCAAGACGCCTTCCCTGACTACTACTTTAGAATCACCAATAATGAGCATAGAGTTGAGCTCAAAGAAAAGTTCAAGCGAATAT GTGAGAGGTCGATGATCAAGAAAAGGTATATGCTTTTAACGGAGGAGATGCTAACGCAGAAGCCGAACCTATGCTCATTCATGGAAGAGAACTCACTAGACACTCGCCAAGACATAGTGGTGGAAGAGGTGCCAAAGCTTGGAGCAAAGGCGGCCATTAAAGCTTTGGAGGAATGGGGACGTCCACTCTCAGATATCACTCACCTGATCTTCTGCAGCACTAGCGGTGTCGAAATGCCGGGCGCTGACTTCCGGCTCATCAAGCTCCTCGGCCTTCCATTGTCCAC AATTATGCTCTACTGCTTGGGCTGCTACGCCGGCGGCACCGTCTTACGAATAGCCAAGGATCTCGCAGAAAACAATCAAAACGCCCGTGTGCTTGTCGTGTGCTCGGAGACGACTGCCATCAGCTTCCGTGGGACTGACGATGTACACATTGATAGCCTTATAGGGCAAGCTATCTTTGGAGATGGGTCGGCTGCAGTAGTTGTGGGAGCAAACCCCATTCCTGGCGTGGAAACTCCTTTTTTTGAACTGGTGTTCACCGACCAAGTCATCATCCCGGATAGCGAGAAGGCAATTCATTGTCAGCTCAAAGAAATAGGGCTCACTTTCCATTTACAAACTGATGTACCAAACACCCTCAgtgaaaatatagaaaagagCTTGTTGAAGGTGTTCGAACCACTAGGCATGCACATCTCCGACTGGAACTCGTTGTTTTGGATCACCCATGGTGGTGGACGTGCCATTTTTGACCAGATTGGAGAGAAACTGCTACTGAATCCTGAGAAGCTAGAAGCCACACGTCACGTGATGAGTGAGTATGGGAACATGGTCAGTTGCTGTGTGTTTTTCTCCATGCATGAGATGAGGAAGCGCTCAATTGCAGAAGGGCTACCCACTGCAGGAGAGGGGCTTGAATGGGGTGTGCTTCATGGCTTTGGTCCTGGGCTGACCATGGAGACTGTTGTCCTCCGTGCACCGCCTCTCCATGGCCTTGTTTCAAatggaaataattaa
- the LOC120280000 gene encoding chalcone synthase-like — protein MGSNSFAADHKVKKAVGLAKVLALGTANPPNVVYQDTFHDYYFRITNNEHKVELKQKFKRICEKSMIKKRHFFLNEEMLKERPNLCSFMDHSSLNTRHDIMVEEVPKLGAKAAIKALEEWGRPRSDITHLIFCTTGGVDLPGADYQIIKLLGLSPYTKRVMLYSQGCFAGGTVLRIAKDLAENNVNARVLIVCSEITAICFRGADDVHIDNLVGQAMFADGSAAAVIGADPIPGVENPYFELVSTDQLILPDSDGAIEGHLREVGLTFHLHNQVPNMIGNNIEKSLVKAFEPLGIWDWNSLFWIAHPGGRAILDRIEEKLELKPEKLKATRNVLSEYGNMSSVCVFFIMDEMRKRSVAEEKGTAGEGLEWGVLYGFGPGLTMETVVLHALPLHGVVSNEN, from the exons ATGGGAAGCAATAGTTTTGCAGCTGATCACAAGGTGAAGAAGGCTGTTGGTCTGGCCAAGGTACTAGCACTGGGCACCGCCAACCCACCCAACGTTGTTTATCAGGACACCTTCCATGACTACTACTTCAGAATCACTAATAATGAACACAAGGTTGAGCTCAAGCAAAAGTTCAAGCGCATAT GTGAGAAGTCAATGATCAAGAAGAGGCACTTCTTCCTGAACGAAGAGATGCTAAAAGAGAGACCCAACTTGTGTTCCTTCATGGATCACTCTTCACTGAACACCAGGCATGATATAATGGTGGAAGAGGTGCCAAAGCTGGGAGCAAAGGCAGCCATAAAAGCTCTGGAGGAATGGGGACGTCCACGCTCAGACATCACTCACCTAATCTTTTGCACCACCGGTGGTGTCGACTTGCCCGGGGCTGACTACCAGATAATTAAGCTTCTCGGTCTCTCGCCCTATACTAAGCGTGTTATGCTTTACAGTCAGGGTTGCTTCGCTGGTGGTACTGTGCTACGTATAGCTAAGGATCTGGCCGAAAACAATGTGAACGCTCGTGTGCTCATTGTATGTTCTGAGATCACAGCCATATGTTTCCGTGGTGCTGATGATGTTCACATTGACAACCTCGTCGGGCAAGCCATGTTCGCAGATGGCTCAGCTGCAGCGGTGATCGGTGCTGATCCCATCCCTGGTGTAGAGAACCCTTACTTTGAGCTTGTGTCCACTGACCAACTTATACTCCCTGATAGTGATGGAGCCATTGAAGGCCACTTGAGGGAAGTGGGACTCACATTCCATTTGCATAACCAAGTGCCAAACATGATAGGCAATAACATAGAGAAGAGCTTGGTGAAAGCGTTTGAGCCACTAGGGATATGGGATTGGAACTCGCTTTTTTGGATTGCCCATCCTGGAGGGCGTGCCATCCTTGACAGGATTGAGGAGAAGTTGGAGCTGAAGCCGGAGAAACTGAAAGCCACTCGGAATGTGCTGAGTGAGTATGGGAACATGTCCAGCGTATGTGTGTTCTTCATCATGGATGAGATGAGAAAACGCTCGGTGGCTGAAGAGAAGGGTACTGCAGGAGAAGGACTTGAGTGGGGAGTGCTCTATGGATTCGGCCCAGGACTAACTATGGAGACTGTTGTTCTCCATGCTCTCCCTCTCCATGGCGTTGTTTCTAATGAAAACTAG
- the LOC120280001 gene encoding chalcone synthase-like: MAISNEVDYEKAPTAAVLAIGTANPPNVVEQSTYPDYFFRVTNNEHKHELKEKFKRICEKSMIRKRHMFLTEEILKENSNLCSFKEENSLDTRHDIMVEEVPKLGAKAAIKALEEWGRPRSEITHVIFSAIGGPDLPGADYRLIKLLGFSPSTKRVMLYGLGCFAGGSVLRIAKDLAENNENARVLIVCSEINAVFFRGLDDVHFDNFVCQAIFGDGAAAVIVGANPIPGIETPIFELVSTDQSILPDSEGAIEGYLREVGLVFHSISQVPNIIAKNIENSLVKAFKPLGISDWNSLFWIVHPGGRAILDRVEEKLELKPEKMRATRHVLSEYGNMSSVCVLFIMDEMRKHSVKQGQSTTGEGLDYGVLYGFGPGLTMETVVLRAFSCNDQK; this comes from the exons ATGGCGATTAGCAATGAAGTTGATTATGAGAAGGCGCCAACAGCTGCGGTGCTAGCCATCGGAACGGCCAACCCTCCCAACGTTGTAGAACAAAGCACATACCCTGACTACTTCTTCAGAGTCACAAACAATGAGCACAAGCATGAGCTCAAGGAAAAATTCAAGCGAATAT GTGAGAAGTCTATGATCAGGAAGAGACATATGTTCTTAACTGAAGAGATACTAAAAGAGAATTCCAATCTGTGTTCCTTCAAAGAAGAGAACTCACTAGACACTCGCCATGACATAATGGTGGAAGAGGTGCCAAAGCTAGGAGCAAAGGCCGCCATCAAAGCACTGGAGGAATGGGGACGTCCACGGTCTGAGATCACACATGTCATCTTTAGTGCCATCGGTGGCCCAGACTTGCCCGGAGCCGACTACAGGCTGATTAAACTCCTCGGCTTCTCACCGTCCACCAAACGTGTCATGCTCTACGGCCTTGGCTGCTTTGCCGGTGGCAGCGTGCTACGTATAGCTAAAGACCTGGCAGAGAATAATGAGAATGCTCGTGTGCTCATTGTGTGTTCGGAGATTAATGCTGTTTTTTTCCGAGGACTTGATGATGTTCACTTTGATAACTTTGTATGTCAAGCTATCTTTGGTGATGGAGCTGCGGCCGTGATCGTAGGAGCTAACCCTATTCCCGGCATTGAGACTCCTATCTTTGAGCTAGTGTCCACGGATCAATCTATACTCCCGGATAGTGAGGGAGCCATTGAAGGATATCTCAGGGAGGTGGGGCTTGTGTTCCATTCTATCAGCCAAGTACCGAACATCATTGCAAAGAACATTGAGAACAGTTTGGTGAAGGCGTTCAAACCTTTGGGTATCTCAGACTGGAACTCATTGTTTTGGATTGTTCATCCTGGAGGGCGTGCTATTCTTGATAGGGTTGAAGAGAAGTTGGAGTTGAAGCCAGAGAAGATGAGAGCCACTAGACATGTGCTCAGTGAGTATGGGAATATGTCTAGTGTGTGCGTTCTCTTCATCATGGATGAGATGAGGAAGCATTCGGTCAAGCAAGGGCAAAGCACAACCGGAGAAGGGCTTGACTATGGAGTGCTATATGGATTTGGCCCTGGCTTGACTATGGAAACTGTTGTCCTCCGTGCATTTTCTTGCAATGACCAAAAGTAA